A DNA window from Luteolibacter luteus contains the following coding sequences:
- a CDS encoding serine/threonine-protein kinase has product MNPSPLQRLFDEASELPPEEQDAYLEGATGDVGLRQRVSALLQSARRSPSFLGSPTLDASGNAVADPVQAGVGPGSKIGPYELIRKLGSGGGGVVFLARQEQPLQRVVSLKIARASLDEEEPRWRFEVERQAISRMEHSGIARVLDAGLTSEDRPWIAMEYIPGEAITTWCDSHQLNLTERAALMADVCDAVHHAHQKGVLHRDLKPSNVLVTKDHDGTPRACLIDFGIARLNDVNADARQTLPGRLPGTPAYMSPEQIQGEHDAVDARTDIFSLGVILYELLAGESPFRDPSGASREVTAPDRKTRLASEEAVVVRSRDRAQTPHGWKRAMRGDLSLIALKCLRIDPDERYASADALAVDLRAFVAHQPVSARRPTLAYLASRMVRRHPLATMSAILGVLVLVGSALAILDARRHAIAQRELALAERERAEDLFSGFARLIVAGNPEYGRSQDYLLKQAVLDFAERLPKELTRDPRTEAKARHTLAHALQGMGETVKAQEQFKVTLALLDELPEEKSSDLLPDVLFGNAISVAETQPDTAWGQLLRAEGLLKSSSQAYAPKMRARVLCQLSVMAHDRGDLPKAEAFAKQALEVAEEPRSGDPELVAKCLWTLSRVERSLERKDEVRRLQVRRLEVLVSVIGEQSPQVWDTKAELALLDLSGPDSTEATATLHEMARLTEAHFGAVHSQTLARWIDYARALARTGRKYEAKPVYADILKRASDPSFSEPNTLERWKAECRELEE; this is encoded by the coding sequence ATGAATCCCTCGCCCCTCCAGCGATTGTTCGATGAAGCCAGCGAACTTCCGCCGGAGGAGCAAGATGCCTATCTCGAAGGTGCCACGGGAGATGTAGGTCTGCGGCAGCGGGTGAGTGCGCTTCTTCAAAGCGCCCGCCGCTCGCCTTCCTTTCTCGGTAGCCCGACCTTGGATGCTTCGGGAAATGCGGTGGCAGATCCGGTGCAGGCTGGTGTTGGACCCGGATCGAAGATTGGACCTTATGAGCTGATCCGGAAGCTTGGGTCGGGTGGAGGCGGAGTCGTTTTTCTCGCTCGTCAGGAGCAGCCGCTCCAACGGGTGGTCTCGCTCAAGATCGCGCGCGCCTCACTTGATGAGGAGGAACCACGCTGGCGTTTCGAAGTGGAGCGTCAGGCCATTTCTCGAATGGAGCACTCGGGAATCGCACGTGTATTGGATGCGGGATTGACTTCGGAGGATCGTCCTTGGATCGCCATGGAGTATATCCCGGGTGAAGCGATCACCACGTGGTGCGATTCGCATCAACTGAATCTCACGGAGAGGGCGGCGTTGATGGCGGATGTCTGTGACGCTGTACATCACGCTCATCAGAAAGGCGTGCTTCATCGCGACTTGAAGCCTTCGAATGTTCTCGTGACCAAGGATCACGATGGCACCCCGCGAGCTTGCCTCATCGATTTTGGTATCGCCCGGCTCAATGACGTCAACGCGGATGCCCGCCAGACCCTCCCTGGTCGCTTGCCCGGAACGCCTGCCTACATGAGCCCGGAGCAGATCCAGGGAGAGCACGATGCCGTCGATGCAAGAACGGACATTTTCTCGCTGGGTGTGATCCTTTATGAGCTGCTCGCCGGCGAGTCTCCTTTTCGTGATCCCTCCGGAGCTTCCCGTGAAGTGACAGCTCCGGATCGCAAGACACGGCTCGCTTCGGAAGAGGCTGTGGTCGTGCGATCGCGCGATCGCGCCCAAACGCCTCATGGGTGGAAGCGGGCGATGCGTGGGGATCTTTCGTTGATCGCCTTGAAGTGCCTGCGGATCGATCCCGATGAGAGATACGCGAGTGCTGATGCCTTGGCGGTCGATCTCCGTGCCTTTGTCGCGCATCAGCCGGTCTCGGCCCGTCGTCCTACTCTGGCATATCTCGCCTCGCGCATGGTCCGTCGTCATCCGCTTGCGACGATGTCAGCGATACTGGGGGTTTTGGTTTTGGTCGGTTCCGCGCTCGCGATCCTGGATGCCCGGCGCCACGCAATCGCACAGCGCGAGCTGGCCTTGGCGGAACGCGAGAGGGCGGAGGATCTCTTCTCCGGTTTTGCTCGCCTGATCGTCGCAGGAAATCCGGAGTATGGGAGGTCTCAGGATTACCTGCTAAAGCAGGCCGTTCTGGATTTCGCCGAGAGGCTTCCCAAGGAGCTCACCCGGGATCCCCGCACCGAGGCAAAGGCCCGCCATACTTTGGCGCATGCTCTTCAGGGGATGGGGGAGACGGTGAAAGCCCAGGAGCAATTCAAGGTGACGCTCGCCTTGCTCGATGAGCTGCCGGAAGAAAAGTCGTCCGATCTCTTGCCCGATGTGCTTTTCGGAAATGCGATATCGGTGGCTGAGACGCAGCCGGATACCGCGTGGGGACAGTTGTTGCGAGCGGAGGGGTTGCTCAAATCATCGTCCCAAGCATACGCACCGAAAATGAGAGCTCGGGTGCTTTGCCAGTTGTCGGTGATGGCACACGACCGGGGCGATCTCCCGAAGGCGGAAGCCTTCGCCAAGCAGGCGCTGGAAGTCGCGGAAGAACCGCGATCCGGTGACCCGGAGTTGGTCGCGAAGTGCCTGTGGACGCTCTCCCGAGTGGAGCGTTCGCTCGAGCGCAAGGATGAAGTGCGCAGGCTTCAAGTCCGGCGGCTGGAGGTGCTTGTTTCGGTGATTGGCGAGCAGTCGCCGCAGGTTTGGGACACCAAGGCAGAGCTGGCCTTGCTGGATCTTTCAGGGCCGGATTCCACGGAAGCTACCGCCACGCTCCATGAAATGGCGAGGCTTACCGAGGCTCACTTCGGTGCCGTCCATTCGCAGACCTTGGCCCGCTGGATCGACTATGCGCGGGCACTGGCGAGAACCGGCCGCAAATACGAGGCAAAGCCGGTGTATGCGGACATTCTGAAGCGTGCCTCTGATCCCTCCTTTTCCGAGCCGAACACGCTTGAGCGTTGGAAGGCCGAGTGCCGGGAGTTGGAAGAGTGA
- a CDS encoding ADP-ribosylglycohydrolase family protein, with protein MRAGAKQYHAWRESGNVDLRLMTRAERQELAWVVLEGLSVGDAFGEMASYRSENVRKSVELGVPAGPWWWTDDTAMALGIMECLVALGKIDEDSLAQIFARNFNRDPDRGYGRMARMVLRSIVAGEDWRKVSSTAFGSGSMGNGAAMRVGPVGAWFADDLDRVVEEATLSARVTHWHPEGIAGAVAVGVGVANAWRSRALPVAEARRMIADEVLKRCPSGATRTMIESACKFDSGASPMEAGRALGNGALVTSPDTVPFVFWSALRSLDDYQEAILGTIEAGGDCDTNAAMVGSIVAARLGISCIPTEWRSARESLPREG; from the coding sequence ATGCGGGCGGGAGCAAAGCAGTATCACGCTTGGCGCGAAAGCGGGAATGTGGATCTTCGCCTGATGACCAGGGCGGAACGGCAGGAATTGGCTTGGGTAGTCCTTGAGGGATTGTCCGTCGGCGATGCCTTCGGTGAGATGGCCTCCTACCGGAGTGAGAATGTCCGCAAGAGCGTGGAACTGGGAGTCCCTGCCGGGCCGTGGTGGTGGACGGATGACACCGCGATGGCCTTGGGGATCATGGAGTGCCTTGTCGCATTAGGGAAGATCGATGAGGATTCGTTGGCGCAAATCTTTGCCAGAAATTTTAATCGGGATCCGGATCGCGGCTATGGCCGGATGGCCCGCATGGTCCTCCGCTCGATCGTGGCGGGAGAGGATTGGCGGAAGGTCTCGAGCACTGCTTTTGGCAGCGGCTCCATGGGAAATGGGGCGGCCATGCGAGTCGGCCCTGTTGGCGCTTGGTTCGCGGATGATCTGGATCGGGTTGTCGAGGAGGCGACGCTCTCCGCGCGGGTTACTCATTGGCATCCGGAGGGAATCGCGGGCGCGGTAGCGGTAGGTGTGGGAGTCGCGAATGCTTGGCGGAGCCGCGCGCTTCCAGTTGCCGAAGCCCGGAGAATGATTGCCGACGAGGTTTTGAAGCGTTGCCCCTCTGGCGCGACCCGCACGATGATCGAGTCCGCCTGCAAGTTTGATTCCGGCGCTAGCCCGATGGAAGCAGGGAGAGCCTTGGGCAACGGAGCTTTAGTCACTTCTCCTGATACCGTCCCGTTTGTCTTTTGGTCCGCCCTGAGATCCTTGGATGATTATCAGGAAGCGATCCTCGGCACCATCGAGGCAGGAGGCGATTGTGACACCAATGCCGCTATGGTCGGCTCGATTGTGGCCGCCCGATTGGGAATTTCCTGCATTCCCACTGAGTGGCGCAGTGCCCGGGAATCCCTTCCGAGAGAAGGGTGA
- a CDS encoding carboxypeptidase M32, with product MSTALDRLRTLARERAMVSSAASVIGWDQETYLPEAGHEWRADQLAWLSEKAHDLGTSSAWGDALLQAEASGLSPALLAAMRRDFDRATKLPGELVAREAQASSLAKVAWAEARKNSDFPSFAPHLETLLAIAREKAERWGYQAEAYDALLDTYERGATAEGIASLFDTLKPRLRDLAASAVERSAARDAKLPGGPYPIVQQQAFNAKVAESLGFDFKAGRIDTTAHPFCTTLGPRDIRLTTRYDENDFTSSLFGVMHEAGHGLYEQGLPGSEFGLPSGEAASLGIHESQSRLWENHIGRSYPFWQKWLPVAAEHFPQLANISLDDFMAAVHRAEFSFIRVEADEATYDLHILLRFGLERQLVSGDLAVKDVPEAWNESFRELFGMTPPDNARGCLQDIHWSMGGLGYFPTYTLGNLNAAQLFAAATADSYIAEGVATGEYGPLLTWLRDNVHSKGAVMTPSEIVKAATGKDPSPDAHLAHLTRRYLA from the coding sequence GTGAGCACCGCACTCGACCGCCTCCGCACCCTGGCCCGCGAACGCGCCATGGTTTCCAGCGCCGCCTCCGTGATCGGCTGGGATCAGGAAACCTACCTGCCCGAAGCCGGGCACGAGTGGCGGGCGGACCAGCTCGCCTGGCTTTCGGAGAAAGCCCACGACCTGGGCACCTCCTCCGCTTGGGGGGATGCCCTGCTACAGGCGGAGGCCAGCGGACTCTCCCCCGCCCTGCTAGCCGCGATGCGCCGGGATTTCGACCGCGCCACCAAGCTGCCGGGAGAGCTCGTCGCCCGGGAGGCGCAGGCGTCCTCCCTGGCCAAGGTAGCTTGGGCTGAAGCCCGGAAGAATTCCGACTTCCCCTCCTTCGCTCCCCACCTGGAAACCCTCCTCGCCATCGCGCGGGAGAAGGCCGAGCGCTGGGGCTACCAAGCGGAGGCCTACGACGCCCTGCTAGACACCTATGAGCGCGGTGCGACGGCGGAGGGAATCGCGTCGCTTTTCGATACCCTGAAGCCTCGCCTCCGGGATCTCGCCGCCTCCGCCGTGGAACGTTCGGCAGCGCGGGATGCGAAGTTACCCGGTGGTCCCTACCCGATCGTCCAACAGCAGGCATTCAATGCCAAGGTGGCCGAGTCGCTCGGCTTCGATTTCAAGGCGGGCCGCATCGATACCACCGCCCACCCCTTCTGCACCACGCTCGGTCCGCGCGACATCCGCCTGACAACCCGCTACGATGAGAATGATTTCACCTCCTCGCTCTTCGGCGTGATGCATGAGGCCGGCCATGGGCTCTACGAGCAGGGTCTGCCCGGCAGCGAGTTCGGACTGCCCTCCGGGGAGGCTGCTTCGCTCGGCATCCATGAATCACAATCGCGGCTCTGGGAAAACCACATTGGCCGCTCCTATCCTTTCTGGCAAAAGTGGCTGCCGGTAGCGGCCGAGCATTTCCCTCAGCTCGCAAACATTTCGCTGGATGACTTCATGGCAGCCGTCCACCGCGCTGAGTTCTCCTTCATCCGTGTGGAAGCGGACGAAGCGACCTATGACCTGCACATTCTCCTGCGCTTCGGCTTGGAGCGGCAGCTAGTCTCAGGAGACCTCGCCGTAAAGGATGTTCCCGAGGCATGGAACGAAAGCTTCCGTGAGCTCTTCGGCATGACACCGCCGGACAATGCACGCGGCTGCTTGCAGGACATTCATTGGTCGATGGGGGGCCTCGGCTACTTCCCCACTTACACCCTGGGAAATCTGAATGCCGCCCAGCTTTTCGCCGCCGCCACCGCGGACTCCTACATCGCGGAAGGCGTGGCCACCGGCGAATACGGCCCGCTCCTGACTTGGTTGCGGGACAACGTGCACTCGAAGGGTGCCGTGATGACCCCTTCGGAAATCGTGAAGGCGGCGACCGGGAAGGATCCTTCGCCAGATGCACACCTGGCGCATCTGACGCGGCGATATCTGGCTTAG
- a CDS encoding metallophosphoesterase family protein translates to MKRRGFMGTLTGGTMAGAAGLSTAQDQTAEGSPLVKTPAVIMAPRADGVEVVWAVSKLARGHVEWKAADGSRGIVGADRFGFVPQGDEILRVKVSGLKPGGSYELRTITDAADGKDRHESPWKKFRTLDPSAKETKFVVWNDTHQNEATIKQLHASTPKGGDFLLWNGDTCNDWHQEDWLVPTLLNPAGQDITDERPMLLVWGNHDVRGKWAYKVPEMIATPEGRPFYAFRSGPMAVICLHTGEDKPDDHPSFGGRVAFEKLRKEQGEWLKEVTARPEFRDAPYRVVFCHIPLRWTEEVPNAGYENGGYDAFSRFSREAWHEVLVAWKTQVVISGHTHQNAWIPGTAEFPYAQLVGGGPQPERATWIEGKADANALVFAMKNLKGEVVRSAEFKPLA, encoded by the coding sequence ATGAAGCGACGTGGATTCATGGGAACCCTCACGGGTGGGACAATGGCAGGAGCAGCGGGCCTATCTACCGCGCAGGATCAAACCGCCGAGGGTAGCCCGCTGGTGAAGACCCCGGCGGTGATCATGGCACCCCGCGCCGATGGCGTGGAGGTGGTGTGGGCCGTGTCCAAGCTGGCCCGTGGTCACGTGGAGTGGAAGGCTGCGGACGGTAGCCGCGGGATCGTCGGCGCGGATCGTTTCGGCTTCGTGCCGCAGGGTGACGAGATTCTGCGGGTGAAGGTATCCGGGCTGAAACCCGGCGGCAGCTATGAGCTGCGGACGATCACCGATGCCGCCGATGGCAAGGACCGCCACGAAAGCCCTTGGAAGAAATTCCGAACTCTCGATCCTTCCGCCAAGGAGACGAAATTCGTGGTCTGGAACGATACCCACCAGAACGAGGCCACGATCAAGCAACTCCATGCCTCCACGCCGAAGGGGGGAGACTTCCTGCTCTGGAATGGCGATACCTGCAATGACTGGCACCAGGAAGACTGGCTCGTTCCGACGCTTCTGAATCCTGCCGGACAAGACATCACCGACGAGCGGCCGATGCTGCTTGTCTGGGGCAATCACGACGTGCGTGGCAAGTGGGCCTACAAGGTTCCCGAAATGATCGCCACGCCGGAGGGCCGTCCTTTCTATGCCTTTCGCAGCGGGCCGATGGCGGTGATCTGTCTGCACACCGGTGAGGACAAGCCGGACGATCACCCGAGCTTCGGCGGGCGCGTGGCTTTTGAGAAGCTCCGCAAGGAGCAAGGCGAGTGGCTGAAAGAAGTCACCGCGCGACCTGAATTCCGCGATGCGCCCTATCGTGTCGTTTTCTGCCACATCCCACTGCGCTGGACCGAGGAGGTCCCGAATGCCGGCTACGAAAACGGAGGTTATGATGCCTTCAGCCGCTTCAGCCGCGAGGCGTGGCATGAAGTCTTGGTGGCGTGGAAGACACAGGTGGTGATCTCCGGACACACCCACCAGAATGCTTGGATCCCCGGCACCGCGGAGTTTCCCTATGCCCAGCTGGTCGGCGGCGGTCCGCAGCCGGAACGCGCGACATGGATCGAAGGCAAGGCCGACGCCAATGCCCTGGTCTTCGCGATGAAGAATCTTAAGGGCGAAGTCGTCCGCAGTGCCGAGTTCAAGCCTTTGGCATGA
- a CDS encoding serine hydrolase: protein MKAILLVALLLSSLGKLSAREPWVTLTGLTESQVNSRVGTFSNGQLGLVPEQISGYVENDVIRFAAQWGPRKDSYTRRVVLDQTEVQFANTNESLQSIGWRIVWVNGFAVDGVPHFNAIYRKTDGAAQVLRLGDSLSQHQSADNSMGNTHFLENLCVYREGTLVKYAAVWNQAAFGLATKVSYGLTGEELNADVAANQGAWRLHNVCGYTNAFAIGGESPLRYTTVWKKPDLSTSWGIIPAMTKENFFATDSNQTGVGWRTSFLQAWNQGDQVLFNAMWLPNGGLKQAYINRIDNLVRDAMEDEEIPGFTLAFSRRGKLIFKRAYGYADTASNEWAGTDHRFRIASVSKPITGVSVVHALASQSTWNLNSKVFGSGALFGSDYGTSPYSTFEQDISVRNLLQHTAGWTTDGKLWYFNEPSWGSEHKPFIDYQLQNLSVSNDPGTVGRYSNLGYTIAARVVEKISGQSYEAYTRNQVFAPCGISNVLGPVVGERTRAQKKFMEVSYYPNTNEPADPEVVDPRRMDGSTAWIARPADLLLLARRVDGDDDYEDILASDRITALHTRGAPNSSSGYNWQTYGLGWLCDDYANPTVWGHNGSMAGTRAEWWYRTNGLAYAWAANAQGEISNAALETILNDITANSDWPDIDLFGTYHPAYNAWLAEHFSAVERTEGLDAVLLSPDADPDGDSLPNAAEYYLGRDPRDPDRSPFSVTVVGDNLRVRWSHKIGVEGVDARIQWSQTMNSWSTPLTFQIVNRPDLISQVGYRVQEMLVPMTAARRFARLDFTVR, encoded by the coding sequence ATGAAAGCAATTCTGCTTGTCGCCCTCCTCCTCTCCTCCCTCGGAAAACTGTCGGCGCGCGAACCCTGGGTCACCCTTACTGGTTTGACGGAATCCCAGGTCAACTCGCGCGTCGGCACCTTTTCAAATGGTCAGCTTGGCCTCGTCCCGGAGCAGATCAGCGGTTACGTGGAAAACGATGTGATCCGCTTTGCTGCGCAATGGGGCCCGCGGAAGGACTCCTACACCCGGCGCGTGGTGTTGGATCAAACCGAGGTCCAATTCGCGAATACCAACGAGTCTCTTCAATCGATCGGCTGGCGGATCGTCTGGGTCAATGGCTTTGCGGTAGACGGCGTCCCGCACTTCAACGCGATCTACCGGAAAACCGATGGTGCCGCCCAGGTCCTCCGGCTCGGGGATTCGCTGAGCCAGCACCAGAGCGCGGACAATTCGATGGGGAACACGCACTTTCTGGAGAACCTTTGTGTCTATCGGGAAGGTACGCTGGTGAAGTATGCAGCGGTCTGGAATCAGGCGGCATTCGGGCTTGCGACGAAAGTTTCTTACGGACTGACGGGCGAGGAGTTGAATGCGGACGTTGCGGCGAACCAAGGGGCGTGGCGGCTCCACAATGTCTGTGGGTATACCAATGCATTCGCGATCGGAGGCGAGAGCCCGCTGCGCTATACCACAGTGTGGAAGAAACCGGATCTGAGTACCTCGTGGGGGATCATTCCGGCGATGACGAAGGAGAATTTCTTCGCGACTGATTCGAATCAGACCGGTGTGGGATGGCGAACCTCTTTCCTCCAGGCATGGAATCAGGGGGATCAGGTTCTCTTCAATGCGATGTGGCTCCCCAATGGCGGCCTGAAGCAGGCGTATATCAACCGCATCGACAATCTGGTGAGAGATGCGATGGAGGATGAAGAAATCCCAGGCTTCACCCTTGCTTTCTCGCGCCGCGGAAAGCTGATCTTCAAGCGGGCGTATGGCTATGCGGATACCGCCAGCAATGAATGGGCGGGCACGGATCATCGCTTCCGCATCGCTAGTGTTTCGAAGCCCATCACCGGTGTCTCGGTGGTGCACGCCTTGGCGAGCCAATCGACGTGGAACTTGAACAGCAAGGTTTTCGGCAGCGGTGCCCTCTTCGGTTCGGACTACGGCACTTCGCCCTACAGCACCTTCGAGCAGGACATCTCGGTGAGGAATCTCCTGCAGCATACTGCCGGATGGACCACCGATGGAAAGCTGTGGTACTTCAACGAACCTTCATGGGGATCGGAGCATAAGCCTTTCATCGACTATCAACTTCAGAACCTGAGCGTCTCAAATGACCCGGGAACGGTCGGCCGCTACTCGAATCTCGGGTATACCATCGCGGCCCGGGTGGTGGAGAAGATCAGCGGTCAGAGCTACGAGGCTTACACGCGGAACCAGGTCTTTGCTCCGTGCGGTATTTCGAATGTGCTTGGCCCCGTGGTGGGGGAGCGCACCCGGGCGCAGAAGAAATTCATGGAGGTGTCCTACTATCCGAACACCAATGAACCGGCGGATCCCGAAGTGGTGGATCCCCGCCGCATGGATGGCAGCACGGCGTGGATCGCGCGGCCTGCGGATCTCCTGTTGCTAGCCAGACGTGTCGATGGCGATGACGACTATGAGGACATCCTGGCCTCTGATCGCATCACCGCGCTTCACACCCGTGGTGCACCGAATTCCTCCTCTGGATACAACTGGCAAACCTATGGGCTCGGTTGGCTTTGCGATGATTATGCGAATCCGACAGTCTGGGGGCACAACGGGAGCATGGCGGGCACCCGGGCGGAGTGGTGGTACCGGACCAACGGCCTCGCCTACGCGTGGGCTGCAAATGCCCAAGGCGAGATCTCGAATGCAGCATTGGAAACGATCCTCAATGACATCACCGCCAACAGCGACTGGCCGGACATCGACCTCTTCGGGACCTATCATCCGGCCTACAATGCTTGGCTTGCCGAGCACTTTAGCGCGGTGGAGCGAACGGAAGGACTCGATGCAGTCTTGCTGAGCCCGGATGCCGATCCGGATGGGGACAGCCTGCCGAATGCGGCGGAGTATTATCTCGGGCGTGATCCACGCGATCCAGACCGCTCTCCCTTTTCCGTTACGGTCGTGGGCGACAACCTGCGCGTCCGGTGGAGTCATAAGATCGGCGTGGAAGGGGTGGATGCCCGCATCCAGTGGAGCCAGACCATGAATAGCTGGAGCACGCCGCTTACTTTCCAGATCGTGAATCGCCCGGATTTGATCAGCCAAGTGGGCTACCGGGTCCAAGAGATGCTGGTGCCTATGACTGCTGCGCGGCGTTTTGCACGGTTGGATTTCACGGTCCGCTAG
- a CDS encoding agmatine deiminase family protein, whose amino-acid sequence MTPAELRYAMPAEWSHQEAVWLSWPVNDERHWGGTKHDFMRGKFAEIAAAVTRFEKVRINAPGSDHAAIRELCNKAKAVPERVELFDHPHNDVWCRDHGPIFVKNRETGEVAVTDWGFNAWGGKFPPYDLDDSIPRQVAQSLGMKRFEGGMILEGGAIEVNGAQQLLTTEAVLLNKNRNPHLSREQIEQKLRDTLDVRDILWLKQGIEGDDTDGHIDDLARFIDCGTIVACVEKDHSSPNYGVLDNNYGTLKSFLGHEGKPFEIIPIHMPEACEVPGWRLPVLPASYVNFLIVNGGVLVPTFRQHKNDDRALGMLRELFGDREVVGIDCLDLVEEGGTLHCISQQQPA is encoded by the coding sequence ATGACTCCCGCCGAACTCCGCTACGCGATGCCTGCCGAATGGTCGCACCAGGAAGCCGTTTGGCTTTCCTGGCCGGTCAATGACGAGCGCCACTGGGGCGGCACCAAGCATGATTTCATGCGCGGAAAATTCGCCGAGATTGCAGCGGCCGTCACCCGCTTCGAAAAGGTTCGCATCAACGCACCGGGATCTGATCACGCCGCGATCCGCGAGCTCTGCAACAAAGCCAAGGCCGTGCCGGAACGAGTGGAGCTCTTCGATCATCCTCACAACGATGTGTGGTGCCGCGACCATGGCCCCATCTTCGTGAAGAACCGGGAGACCGGTGAAGTCGCTGTCACGGACTGGGGATTCAATGCCTGGGGCGGCAAGTTTCCTCCTTACGATCTGGATGACTCGATCCCTCGCCAAGTGGCGCAGAGCCTCGGGATGAAACGCTTCGAAGGCGGGATGATTCTCGAAGGCGGCGCGATTGAAGTGAATGGCGCCCAACAATTGCTCACCACCGAGGCCGTGCTTCTTAATAAGAACCGTAACCCTCATCTCTCCCGCGAGCAGATCGAGCAGAAGCTTCGCGATACCCTCGATGTCCGCGATATCCTCTGGCTGAAGCAGGGCATCGAAGGTGACGATACCGACGGCCACATCGATGACCTCGCACGCTTCATCGATTGCGGCACGATCGTAGCCTGCGTGGAGAAAGACCACAGCTCGCCGAATTATGGTGTGCTGGATAACAACTATGGCACCCTGAAGTCCTTCCTTGGTCACGAAGGCAAGCCCTTCGAGATCATTCCGATCCATATGCCGGAAGCTTGCGAAGTCCCCGGATGGCGATTGCCCGTCCTCCCCGCCTCTTATGTGAATTTCCTCATCGTGAATGGCGGCGTGTTGGTGCCGACGTTCCGCCAGCACAAGAACGACGACCGGGCCCTCGGCATGCTCCGCGAACTCTTCGGCGATCGCGAGGTGGTTGGTATCGATTGCCTCGATCTCGTGGAAGAAGGCGGCACGCTGCACTGCATCTCCCAGCAGCAGCCGGCGTAA
- a CDS encoding ECF-type sigma factor: MDASAAELTRLFQEMDSGSQDAREAMLAAVYGQLRLIAAARLSHESPGRTLQATELVHEAWLRLGGPEGGGIGWRNRRHFFAAAATAMRRILIEHARQRATLKRGSGHEALSIESILDLSEAPASERILALDAALKSLEREAPEAHQVVMLRFFTGLSVAECAEALDSSERTVMRHWTFAKAWLANDLENE; the protein is encoded by the coding sequence ATGGATGCTTCGGCGGCGGAGTTGACCCGCCTCTTTCAGGAGATGGACTCCGGTTCGCAGGATGCTCGCGAAGCGATGCTGGCCGCGGTCTACGGCCAGTTGCGGCTTATCGCTGCGGCGCGCCTTTCCCACGAGTCACCGGGGCGGACGCTTCAGGCCACGGAGCTGGTCCACGAAGCATGGCTCCGCCTCGGCGGCCCGGAGGGCGGGGGCATCGGTTGGAGGAATCGCCGCCATTTCTTTGCTGCCGCCGCGACTGCCATGCGCAGGATTCTCATCGAGCACGCCCGCCAGCGCGCGACGCTGAAGCGCGGGTCAGGTCATGAAGCGCTGAGCATCGAGAGCATCCTCGATCTCTCCGAAGCGCCCGCTAGCGAGCGGATCCTCGCGCTTGATGCCGCCTTGAAGTCGCTGGAGCGGGAGGCTCCTGAAGCGCATCAGGTAGTGATGCTCCGATTCTTCACCGGCTTGTCGGTTGCCGAATGTGCCGAGGCTTTGGATTCCTCCGAACGAACAGTGATGCGTCACTGGACTTTCGCCAAGGCATGGCTCGCGAACGATCTGGAGAACGAATGA